The Mercurialis annua linkage group LG8, ddMerAnnu1.2, whole genome shotgun sequence genome window below encodes:
- the LOC126661665 gene encoding probable leucine-rich repeat receptor-like protein kinase IMK3, whose protein sequence is MKNTIRMWFRGRLILLLTLASKSTWGPSPRSTSLHRYLRHTGIIDSQTFSDPSVIMVGALGVTFFIKSLSFTNCPITPILFLSDLALNLVSFSCTRSLKSLTGVWLSRFDNLTDLTIKSVTISYANVTGYIPKHLNTTLTHVDFSGNKLKGRLPSSISVLENLESLNLSSNALTGEIPTTLGIGSEFYTCILNGSDMKITSQITKATKLHHRINSPP, encoded by the exons ATGAAGAACACAATAAGAATGTGGTTTAGGGGTAGATTA ATTCTCCTCCTGACATTAGCATCAAAGTCGACCTGGGGCCCGAGCCCAAGATCCACATCTCTCCACAGATACCTACGACATACGGGCATAATTGATTCTCAAACATTCTCAGATCCATCAGTAATTATGGTTGGCGCACTTGGTGTTACATTCTTCATAAAG TCACTGTCTTTTACTAACTGTCCGATCACTCCCATTCTGTTTCTCTCAGATCTTGCTCTAAATCTCGTCTCTTTTTCATGCACACGCTCTCTCAAAAGCCTCACCGGCGTTTGGCTCTCACGCTTTGATAATCTCACTGATCTCACT ATTAAGTCTGTAACTATTTCATATGCTAATGTCACTGGCTATATACCTAAACATTTGAATACTACGCTCACCCATGTTGATTTTTCCGGTAATAAACTTAAGGGAAGACTGCCCAGTTCAATTTCAGTTCTTGAAAATCTTGAAAGTCTCAATCTTTCATCTAATGCTCTCACTGGTGAAATCCCCACTACTTTG GGCATTGGTTCTGAATTTTACACTTGTATTCTCAATGGTTcagatatgaaaataacatct CAAATCACAAAGGCCACCAAATTGCATCACAGAATAAACTCTCCACCTTGA
- the LOC126660587 gene encoding beta-glucosidase 12-like: MESKIFLVIGILGLLAVGSLETTESQDIPTPIIKFDSSYFPENFIWGVATSSYQTEGAANKFGRGPSTWDTFAHEFPERIDDGSNGDVAVNYYGYYKEDLKRMNKQLGVNAFRFSISWTRIIPSGRLREGINEEGIAFYNSVIDESLANGLIPFVTLFHWDVPQALEDKYGGFRSSNIIADFKDYAELCYQRFGDRVKNWITINEPYVFTVHGYEIGGLAPGRCSSWVDRACQAGDSGTEPYIVGHHVLLAHAVAYRAYKAMGQDGEIGITLDVTWPEPYDFSSAADRAAAQRNLDFSFGWSMDPLVYGHYPRIMQELVTGNRLPQFSNEEVVLLKGSYDFIGINYYTANYASTNISADPDPTHIRYATDSHVNLTKYRDGKPIGVQASPSWLYVFPEGIRYVLNYTKDAYKNPVIYVTENGIGDDKNLSPEDTRKDIWRIKYFNIHLWNVLRSICDHGVNVKGYFAWSYIDNFEWSNGYTIRMGLYGVDRKKSLARFPKDSVTWWKEFLSKKASSGGPKCWLRKEETQADDFDDEL, translated from the exons ATGGAAAGTAAAATATTTCTTGTGATAGGAATACTAGGCTTGCTTGCAGTTGGCTCATTGGAGACCACTGAGTCTCAAGACATTCCTACTCCAATTATTAAGTTTGATAGCAGCTACTTCCCAGAAAATTTCATATGGGGAGTGGCTACATCTTCTTATCAG ACTGAAGGTGCGGCAAACAAATTCGGGAGAGGACCTAGTACATGGGATACATTTGCGCACGAGTTTCCGG AAAGGATCGACGACGGGAGCAATGGAGATGTTGCGGTCAACTACTATGGTTACTACAAG GAAGATCTGAAAAGAATGAATAAGCAACTGGGTGTAAATGCTTTTAGATTTTCCATTTCATGGACAAGAATAATTCCTA GTGGGAGATTAAGAGAAGGAATCAACGAGGAAGGGATTGCGTTTTATAATAGTGTTATCGATGAATCCTTGGCGAATG GCTTGATACCTTTTGTGACTCTCTTTCACTGGGATGTTCCTCAAGCCCTTGAAGACAAGTATGGTGGCTTCAGAAGTTCTAACATAAT AGCGGATTTTAAGGATTACGCGGAACTTTGCTACCAGAGATTTGGGGATAGAGTGAAGAACTGGATTACTATTAATGAACCATATGTTTTTACTGTTCATGGCTATGAAATTGGCGGTTTGGCCCCAGGAAGATGCTCATCTTGGGTGGATAGAGCATGCCAAGCAGGAGACTCCGGAACTGAACCTTATATCGTCGGCCATCATGTTCTCCTTGCTCATGCAGTTGCTTACAGAGCATATAAGGCCATG GGTCAAGATGGCGAGATTGGAATAACACTGGATGTAACATGGCCAGAACCTTACGATTTCAGTTCCGCAGCTGATCGCGCAGCAGCTCAAAGGAACCTTGATTTCTCGTTTGGTTG GTCTATGGATCCTTTAGTGTATGGTCATTATCCAAGAATAATGCAAGAACTAGTTACTGGAAATAGATTGCCTCAATTCAGCAATGAAGAAGTTGTTTTATTGAAGGGATCATATGATTTTATTGGCATTAACTACTACACTGCAAATTATGCTTCTACCAATATTTCAGCTGATCCTGATCCAACTCACATTAGATATGCAACTGACAGTCATGTTAATTTGACAA AATACAGAGACGGCAAACCAATTGGTGTTCAG GCTTCCCCATCTTGGCTATATGTTTTCCCAGAAGGAATCCGGTATGTGTTGAACTATACCAAAGATGCATACAAGAATCCAGTTATTTACGTTACTGAAAATG GAATTGGTGACGACAAAAATCTCTCTCCGGAAGATACTCGTAAAGATATATGGaggattaaatattttaacatccATCTTTGGAATGTGCTTAGATCCATTTG TGATCACGGTGTTAATGTGAAAGGCTACTTTGCTTGGTCATATATCGATAATTTCGAGTGGTCAAATGGATACACTATTAGAATGGGTTTATACGGTGTCGATAGGAAAAAAAGCCTAGCAAGATTTCCCAAGGATTCGGTTACTTGGTGGAAGGAGTTTCTGAGTAAAAAAGCTTCCTCTGGTGGTCCTAAATGCTGGCTTAGAAAAGAGGAAACTCAGGCTGATGATTTCGACGACGAGTTGTAA